In Mus musculus strain C57BL/6J chromosome 9, GRCm38.p6 C57BL/6J, one genomic interval encodes:
- the Poglut3 gene encoding protein O-glucosyltransferase 3 isoform X1, translating into MQALPLGLQLALLVAAGAGARVSAPRSLAWGPGLQAAAVLPVRYFFLQSVDSDGRNFTSSPPGQTQFKVVVKSLSPKELVRIYVPKPLDRNDGTFLVRYRMHETAHKGLKIEILHGSEHVAHSPYILKGPVYHEYCDCPEDDPQVWQETLSCPASEPQIEQDFVSFPSINLQQMLKEVPTRFGDERGAVVHYTILNNHIYRRSLGKYTDFKMFSDEILLSLARKVTLPDLEFYINLGDWPLEHRKVNDTPGPIPIISWCGSLDSRDIILPTYDVTHSTLEAMRGVTNDLLSVQGNTGMNLPMAMK; encoded by the exons ATGCAGGCCCTGCCGCTGGGGCTGCAGCTCGCCCTGCTGGTGGCGGCGGGGGCCGGGGCGCGCGTGAGCGCACCGCGGAGCCTGGCGTGGGGCCCTGGGTTGCAGGCCGCCGCCGTCCTGCCCGTGCGCTACTTCTTCCTGCAGTCGGTGGACTCGGACGGCCGGAACTTCACTAGCTCGCCGCCAG GTCAAACACAGTTCAAAGTAGTGGTAAAATCCCTTTCACCTAAAGAGCTGGTCCGTATTTATGTCCCTAAACCTTTGGACAGAAATGATGGAACGTTTTTGGTGAGATACAGGATGCACGAGACGGCCCATAAAGGGCTCAAGATAGAGATCCTTCATGGCAGTGAACATGTGGCTCACTCTCCCTATATTTTAAAAG GACCCGTGTACCACGAGTACTGTGACTGCCCGGAAGATGACCCTCAGGTCTggcaggaaaccctgtcttgtccAGCCAGTGAACCACAGATCGAGCAGGATTTTGTTTCCTTCCCCAGCATTAATCTCCAGCAGATGCTGAAGGAGGTCCCCACAAGATTTGGGGACGAGCGGGGTGCTGTTGTTCATTACACAATTCTCAATAACCACATCTACCGGAGATCTTTGGGGAAATACACAGACTTCAAAATGTTCTCTGATGAAATTTTGCTGTCACTGGCAAGAAAG GTCACCCTCCCAGATTTAGAATTTTATATCAACCTTGGAGATTGGCCCTTGGAGCATCGAAAAGTCAATGACACCCCAGGCCCTATACCTATCATTTCCTGGTGTGGCTCCTTGGACTCAAGAGACATTATCCTTCCAACATATGATGTCACCCACTCCACACTCGAAGCAATGAGGGGTGTCACAAATGATCTCCTCTCCGTTCAGGGAAACACAG gTATGAATCTTCCTATGGCTATGAAGTGA